The nucleotide sequence CGAGCACGGTAAACACTACATCCCGTTTTTTGCTTCCGTGTTCTTCTTCATCCTGTTCAACAACTTGTTGGGCATGATCCCGGGTATGACTCCGGCGACTGAAAACATGAACACCACATTCGGTTTCGGTGTGTTGATGTTCTTGTTCTATAACTTCCAGGGTGTAAAAGAAAACGGACCTGTTGCTTACCTTAAGCACTTCATGGGCCCGGTTATCTTCCTGGCTCCGTTGATGTTTGTGATCGAGATCGTTTCCCACATCGTTCGCCCATTCTCTTTGGGTCTTCGTCTTGCGAACGTAATGATGGGTGACCACACGGTTCTTTCCGTGTTCCTTGATCTGGTTCCAATC is from Bdellovibrio bacteriovorus str. Tiberius and encodes:
- the atpB gene encoding F0F1 ATP synthase subunit A, translated to MSFNWTQLVPGVGHEYAHVATLGIATVAAVGIGAAARASLGKGETAVLPASKFSLRGIFELLTEMTSGLADMVIGEHGKHYIPFFASVFFFILFNNLLGMIPGMTPATENMNTTFGFGVLMFLFYNFQGVKENGPVAYLKHFMGPVIFLAPLMFVIEIVSHIVRPFSLGLRLANVMMGDHTVLSVFLDLVPIGVPIPFYVMGLFVCFVQAFVFTLLSMVYVAFAIAHDH